The region TCAATAATCGTTTTAAAGACATATTTATCTATATTCAACCTTTTAGCATTGAACCATTCGCTTGCATCCTGATAGTTAACTTTTATGGTATATCCTTTTTCTTCAGCTTCGATTTCTTTTAGTCCAACACTCGCAAGGCTAGGTAAGGTAAATACAATCGTGGGCATAGGAGGATAGCTAATTTTCTTTTTATTCCCTTTAATAATGTTGGAGGCCGCTGTATGACCTTCCAGGACAGCTACAGGCGTTAGGGGTAGGCCTGCAGTATCTGCAGCATCTCCAGCTGCATAAATATCAGGGTTAGAAGAACTTTGAAGAAAGGAATTTACTTTGATTCCTTTTTCTGAATACTCAATATTTGCCTTTTCCAGATCCAGATCCAATATGGAAGGTGGCCTGCCGGAAGCATTAAAAACGGCATCTGTTTTAAAAATCTTTGAACCATAGTTGGACTTTCCTTCAACGTAAAATTTTTGATCTTTTTTTATAATGGAGTTTACTTCAGTATTCAGGATAAGTTCAATTCCTAAATCTTGTGTAGCTGTCACGAGATGTTTCACAATATCCTGTTCGAAATCCTTTAACGGTTTTACACCCCGATGTACGATAGTAACTTTTGACCCGCAACGTGCTGCTATATGGGCAAATTCAAAGGCTATATAACCTCCTCCAATAAATAAAAGAGATTCTGGAAGTTTTTCCAGATTTAAAAAATCTACACTTGAAAGGGCTAGTTCTCCACCCTTAAATTTTAATTCTCTGGGCTTTGCTCCAGTTGCGATTACAATTTTGTTAGCTTTAATCTTGGTATCGCCAATGTTTAAAGTATTCTCCGAAATAAATCGAGCTGAAGAATGATAGGTGTCGATCCCTTTTTTGTCATATCCTTTTTCTATTTTAGGAGGCATCGCATCTACAAACCATTGTTTAAAAGCCATTATATCTTCCCAATTGACTTCTGGAACCTTATCGATACCCTTTGCTTTAAGACGCGCAGCGAAATCGCGAACTTCAGTAGTACCAATAATCACCTTCTTTGGATCACATCCTCTCAAGGCGCAGGTACCCCCATAAGGCAATTCGTCTGTTATAGCTACGCTGAGTCCTTTTGAAGCACATTTATTAGCAATAGTCATCCCGGACATCCCTGAACCTATTATGCAAACATCATATTCTTTCATCATAATTATTCTTTGATTTTTGGAATAACTTTATATCCAGTTTTATTGATAGCCCTATAAATTTCATCTTCTTTTACCAGGGATTTATCATACTCAACTGCTGTATTTGAATTTTCATAACTAGCTTTTACTGAAATAATTCCCGGTAGTTTATTTACTTCGCTTTCTACATGAGCTTCACATCCCGAGCATGTCATTCCTTCTATTTCAACGACTTTTTTCTCTATGTTATTTTCAGCCACTACCATTATCTCTTTTTTTGTAGTAGTATAAAAAACATTAGCGTAATAGGGGAAAGCTAACATTAACGCAGTAAAAACTGTAATGATAAAAAGGAAATTTTTAGATTGCCAGAAGGAAATTTTTTCTTCTTCGTTACACGCGCATTCTATTTCCTTCTGCGTTTTAGACCTCAATTTAAGATACCAGGCAAACACAAGAATTCCTATGGTAAGCCCCATCAAATAAGGACGAAAAGGTTCTAACCACGCAAACATGGTGACAAGTCCGCTGCTTCCTGCTAAAATAGCCAGAAGGGGAGTAATACAGCATAATGAAGCAGTTATTGCAGTAATTAAGCTTAAATAAACCGGGCTGTTTGACTTATTTGAATTTTTCATTTCAGGCAATTTTCTTTACTGTTCTGATCGTAGTGAAAATAGAATCAAGGACCGCTGTTTTATTTTTTACTAACGAATAATATAAAGTTTGTCCTGCTCTCCTTGAAGTGATAAAACCGGCATCCTTAATTTTACGAATATGTTGAGATATCGCTGGAACACTCATGTCTAAAATATCAGCAATATCACAAGGGCATAATTCATTTTCCATATTTAACAGGAACAAAATTTTTAACCGTACTTCGCTACCTGCAATTGAAAGCAGTTTTGTCATTTCCTGAAAATTCTCATCCATTTTTTCTAAAGTTGATTTACAATTTAGAAGTTGTGTATGGTCAGCTTGTGCTCTTGTACAGGTTATTTCCAATTTCATGTTATTGATTTATTTTCCAAAAGTATAATAAAATGCGTATTTAAGCAAATACTTAAAAAATAAGCTCCTATGTTACTTGGAATGCTTTGCTATTTGTAGACGCCACTACTTCGGTTAAAAAGGGTGAGGATGTAGATTGTTACTTAATTTCCAGATATGCCTCTAGAATATCTCCCGTTTATTTTCTTTTTTATCGCTTTATTTTTATTGTTCAGTAGGATTTGGTGGCGGTTCGAGTTACCTGGCAATCCTTAGTCTGGTATTAAACGATTTTTATGAAATCCGGTCTACTGCACTGGTATTTAATATGTTCGTAGGTACTATTGGTACCCTGGTTTTTATCAAAAACGATGTGCTGAAATTAAAACTAATCTGTGCGTTTTTTGTTTTAAGTATTTCATTGGCCTACCTGGGGGCAGTAATTAAATTATCGCAAACTACTTTTTTTCTCATCCTTGTAGGCGCATTGGTGATGGCAGGTTTTTCATGATTATAAAATTTGTGCAAAATAACATACAGACTCAAGAATTTTCCAATCCTAAAAAATCTATTCTCGGTGGAAGTATAGGGCTGCTTTCGTGAAGATCCGGGATAGGAGGAGGGCTTAATATGGCCGGTAACTTTGATATAAGTTATAACCTCATATTTAAATTGATTATTGCCGTTGTCCTTGGTGGAAGCCTGGGTTCTTATGCTTCTAATAAAAGATTCAACGTGAAATTTCTGGGGTTTCTTACGGCTATGCTTGTATTATATGTAGGGATGCGGTTGGTTTTATCCCACGGATTTGATATTCATATTTAAAACATGAAGAATTTCCTCTATAAAACTCACCTACTGTCCACCTCTCTTAATCGAAAGTTTCCTACTTAATTGAATGAATTATCGGTTTTTAGAACCGGTCAGCACATTACCGCTTCATTCCGCGAAATGCTTCATTTCGGGTAAAGAGCTTCCCTAAGAATATCTTGGGCATCCTTTTTATCTTCCTAATGATGTATCCGCTATATAGTAGTTACCGCTCTTCGTGTAATCTTATACTTAATTAGGTAAAAATGGACGCCCGCTAAATCGGAATTCCATTCTTTCATTTACTTCGCTACTGTTTATTTTTCAATTTCAGTGTTTCCATTTACTTCCAAGCCGTTGCTGTCCCTACCTTTTTTGTAATGCAAAATACCAATATTTAGAAGTTAGTCCAGATTGCATAAGCCAGTCCGTCCCTCCTTTTTATAAACCTTCCCTAATTCTAAATATTGAAAATGTATCAGCATCAAAAAAGGTAACAGCAAACGGCTCTGTAAGAAGTAAATCAAAAAATAAAAATTATGAAATCATTTCAAAACAACATAACTGGAAGCGAAGTAAAAAAATCAAAAAAGGAAAACGCTCTGGATATAATAAGTAAATCAATGTTTAATCAACCTGCTTTTAAAGGCAGGTATCTAAATCTTTTAATTATGAGTAATCTAAGAAACCAAGTACAGTTAATCGGAAATGTGGGGAATGCCCCGGAAATCAAAAACTTTGAAAGTGGTAAAAAAGTAAGCAGTTTTTCACTGGCTACAAATGAATATTATCACAAGGAAGGAGACAAAATTCAACAAACCGACTGGCACAATGTAGTGGCCTGGGGAAAGCAGGCGGAGCTTATTGAGAAATATGTTGATAAAGGAAAAGAAGTAGCCATACGCGGCAAATTGACTTCCAGATCTTATGAAACCCAAAGCGGGGAGAAACGATTTGTTACCGAAATCTTGGTAAGTGAAATCCTATTCCTTAGAAATAAAGAAATTACTAATTAAGAATCTAAAAAACAAAGAGGGCGTTACCGTGGAAGTTTTGCCCTCTTTTAATTATTAACCCTTTAAATTAGCTAATAATGAAATCCAAAGTTAATGAAATAGCGATAAGCTACAGCGGAAGTTTAAAAAGAAATTTGCTTCCAAAAATAACCAGTTCCAGGTGCGCGGCCGAATTAGCATTTGAGCAGTGGAATAAAAATAATATTGAATTGCAGGAAACCTTTAAAATTATACTGCTCAATAATGCGAATAAGGTTAAAGGAATCTATGAACTTTCCAATGGAGGTATTACCGGAACACTGGTCGATGTTCGAATCGGGAGTGTTAGCTCAACTCTGTCTGCTTCTTCTCCCGGGGGTACCCCCGGGAGAAGAAAATTTTAGTTTTTCGTTTCATTGGTGGCTAAGTCCAACTCTAGCCGACCTTCAAATTTAATAGCTAATTGTTGAACTACCAAACCCCAGTTCTGCAGTGGGGCGTTCCA is a window of Salegentibacter salegens DNA encoding:
- a CDS encoding dihydrolipoyl dehydrogenase family protein, coding for MKEYDVCIIGSGMSGMTIANKCASKGLSVAITDELPYGGTCALRGCDPKKVIIGTTEVRDFAARLKAKGIDKVPEVNWEDIMAFKQWFVDAMPPKIEKGYDKKGIDTYHSSARFISENTLNIGDTKIKANKIVIATGAKPRELKFKGGELALSSVDFLNLEKLPESLLFIGGGYIAFEFAHIAARCGSKVTIVHRGVKPLKDFEQDIVKHLVTATQDLGIELILNTEVNSIIKKDQKFYVEGKSNYGSKIFKTDAVFNASGRPPSILDLDLEKANIEYSEKGIKVNSFLQSSSNPDIYAAGDAADTAGLPLTPVAVLEGHTAASNIIKGNKKKISYPPMPTIVFTLPSLASVGLKEIEAEEKGYTIKVNYQDASEWFNAKRLNIDKYVFKTIIDKEKQTLLGAHLIGPLSEEIINIFALAIKTEIPINNLRKMIFAYPTLASDIPNML
- the merTP gene encoding mercuric transport protein MerTP, whose translation is MKNSNKSNSPVYLSLITAITASLCCITPLLAILAGSSGLVTMFAWLEPFRPYLMGLTIGILVFAWYLKLRSKTQKEIECACNEEEKISFWQSKNFLFIITVFTALMLAFPYYANVFYTTTKKEIMVVAENNIEKKVVEIEGMTCSGCEAHVESEVNKLPGIISVKASYENSNTAVEYDKSLVKEDEIYRAINKTGYKVIPKIKE
- a CDS encoding ArsR/SmtB family transcription factor, with amino-acid sequence MKLEITCTRAQADHTQLLNCKSTLEKMDENFQEMTKLLSIAGSEVRLKILFLLNMENELCPCDIADILDMSVPAISQHIRKIKDAGFITSRRAGQTLYYSLVKNKTAVLDSIFTTIRTVKKIA
- a CDS encoding single-stranded DNA-binding protein; this encodes MSNLRNQVQLIGNVGNAPEIKNFESGKKVSSFSLATNEYYHKEGDKIQQTDWHNVVAWGKQAELIEKYVDKGKEVAIRGKLTSRSYETQSGEKRFVTEILVSEILFLRNKEITN
- a CDS encoding JAB domain-containing protein codes for the protein MKSKVNEIAISYSGSLKRNLLPKITSSRCAAELAFEQWNKNNIELQETFKIILLNNANKVKGIYELSNGGITGTLVDVRIGSVSSTLSASSPGGTPGRRKF